The Deinococcus aquaticus genomic interval CCGCTGGGGGCCAGGGCGTCGGGGATGTTGTTGTTATCGGCGTCAACAGCCACGTCGATCACGGTACCGGCAGCCAGTCCAGCGGCGGGGGCCGTGGCACTCCAGGCGCCGGCCGTGGTGCTACCGACAGGAGTCACGCGGTAGATGGTCTTGGTGGGGACGGGGCTCAGGGCCACGCTGGCGAAGGTGGTGTTGGCGGGCACGGTATCGCTCAGGAAGAACTTGGTCACGGCGGTGTTGTAGGTGTTCTTACCGATGATCTTGTACCTCAGCGTGTCGCCGGGCTTGGCGCCGTTCGCGCCGCTGGCGGTGTAGTCGGTGGGGTTGTCGATGCCGTTCTTGGGGTCGGTCCCGGCAGCCACGCCGGCCTTGGCGATGAACTTGGCGACGGCCACGGTCCCGGCGGGGGCCACGCGGACGATGTTGTTCGTGTCGGTCATGGGGATGGTGCTGTAGTTCCCCACGGCGTTCTGCGTGACGGTGTAGTCGCCGGTGGCCGTGCCGGTCGGAATCTGAATGACGGCGAGAGGCTTGTACTCGGTGCCGGGGGCGACGACGGGCGTGATGAACTTGCTGTAGTCAGGGCTGGCCGGGTCGGTGCTGACGCGGGGCAGCAGGGAGCCGTCCGGCGCGTAGTACAGGACCGGGACGACCGTGGTGGTCGTGGCGCCCGTCACGGGGTCGATCACTGGGACGGTGACGGTGCCGCTCAGGGTGTAGCTGTCGTTGTACTGGCCGTTGTTCACGACGTCCATGGGGAACACGGCCGTCTTGTCCGCGATGTCCGGGCTGCTGATGCCGCTGGCCACGCCGTTGGGGTTCACGGTCTGGACCGGGGCGGGGGTAACGACGGCACCCAGCGTGCCGGTGGCGTCACCGAACTGCGCGGCGGGCGGCAGGATGGTGTTTTTGGTGTTGCTGTTCGACACCAGGTCGGCGTCCTTCAGCGAGTCCGCGCCGATGATCACGCTGACCGGGCTGATGGGGGCCGAGTCGTTGACGTCGGGGTAGGTGACTTCCGTGCGGTACACGGCGGTGCTGCCGTTCGGGACGGTCACGGTGGGGTACTGCGCGACGGTCGGGTTGGTGGGGTCGACGGACACCTTGATGGGTTCGCCCGTGACCGGATCCAGGAAGCGGATGGTGACGCCGGTCGCGGTGTTCGTGAACACGCCGGTGGCCGGGTCGAAGGTGTAGGCGGGGTCGGGCGTGCCGTCGGCCAGCGCGGGGAACAGCTGGACCTTGTCGGTCGCGCCGCCGGTGTTGGTCAGGGTGTTGGTGAACACGACCCGGTCGGGCGTGGCGTTCGTGTCGGCGATCGGGTAGGCGATCTGCTCGTCACCGGCGACGTTCGTGGCGATGGGCGTGCCGCCGGGGGTGGGGTCGGTCGCGCCGCCGGGCACGGGGCTGGGCGTGGCGGGGGGCGTGGTGGGGGCGGGCGTGACGTAGCCGGGCGCGCTGACGACGGGCGTGTTGTCGCCCACCTTGCCGACCGTTTCGGTGGGCACGCTGACACTGGTGACGGGCGGCACGCTGGCCGGGGGCAGGGGGTTGCCGGCGCTGTCGACGGGCGTGCCGGGGTTGCTGTTGGGGTTGTTGTCCAGCGCGGGGGCGTACACCGTGATGCGCGTGAACTGCAGATCGGTGTTGACCGCCTTGTTCTCTTCCTGAACGGTGGTGCCGCTGGCGTAGCCGTTGCCGGGGGTGACCAGGGGATCGGCGCCGGCGGTGCCGGCCACGGTACCCTCGGGGGACGCACCGAACACGCTGGTGGGGCTGATCAGGGCCGGGTCGGTGGGCAGGGTGATGACCTGCGCGATCTTCACGATGCCCTCGTCGGCGGCGGTGGCGGGATCGTCGGGGGTGACGGTCACGGGGGTGCCGGGCGTGATCTCGGCGCCCAGGCTGCCGTCCGGATTCACGCGGTAGTACTTGACGGTCGAGCCCGCAGCGCTGCCGGTGGTGTCAGCGTTCACGGTGATGTCCAGGGGCGTGTTGCCCTTGTTGACCAGCGAGTAAGGGGTGGTGATGATCTGACCGGGGACCGCGCCGGTGGTGAGGACCGGGGTGGTGGTGATGGTGTTGGCGTCGGCCGTGCCGTCGGTGTAAACGATGTCAAAGTCGGGCTTGGGCAGCACGACGGTCTGCACGGTGTTCGAGGTGCTGTTCAGGGGAGCGCCGGTGGCAGGGTCATCGAAGCTGGCGGTCGCGGTGTTCTCGATGGTGGTGCCGGCCAGGGTACCAGCGGCGCTTGCGGAACCGGCGGCCAGGGCGGCCATCAGGGCGATCAGTTGGGTGCTACGTTTCATGGTTTTCCTCCGGGAAAAGAAAGTGGGCGGGTCGGGGCGGGCGGGGTGAAACTCTGAGCTGAAGTCAGCGGACCTGGGCGCGGTAACCGAATTTCAGTGACTGGTTGGCGCTGATTTCACGGATCGTCCAGCGGACGGTCGTGTACTCGCTGGGTTTCACTTCCACCTCCTTGATCACGCTCTTGCCGTTCTCGGTGACCGTGATCTTCTTTTTCAGTGGGGCCACGGCGAAGGTCTTACCGCCGTCGATGGAGTACTCGGTGAGGGCCACGTTCATCCCTTTTTCCGGGGCGACGTACACGGTGGCCTTCGGCACGGGCAGCGTGACGGGCACGCTGGCCAGGACGTTCCTGGAGGTGTTGCGGACCGTGACGACCTGGCTGATCAGGTCACCCGGCAGCACGTTCCTGGGGCTGGGGGACAGCTGCTCGGTGACCTTGCCGTCGACCTTGACGCTGCGGACCAGGGCGGTGCTCAGGTCCAGGCTCAGCGGGCTGGCGTTCTGAGCCAGGGCCGTGCCGATCAGCAGGGTACTCAGGATGATGGGGATGCGGATGTTCATGCGTTCTCCTTGAGGGCGGCTGGCCGGGCTGTGCAGAGCAGACCGGGCGTACAACTGCTCGCAGCGTAAGAATCCGCGTCTTACCACCTACTTACATTCTTTGTGAGAATTCCGGCAGCATGGGCCTTCACAGGTGGCTTGCCGGGTCTCGCACCTCACGGGTAACGCAAAAAACTCCATGCAGGAGCCGGTTTCTGTCAGGCACACCCGGCAGATGCCGTCAAGAAGATCTGCATTCCCCCCTCTGGGGGTGTTGTGCAGCCGGCCCGGCAGGCCGGAAGGCGTACCCGCACGAAACCGCCCCGGATGACGCGGGACGGCGTGGCGACAGCAGGGGTCGGCACGGGCATGACCGGGACAGCGGAACCTACCGGCCGAAGCGGCGGTCGCGGCCCTGGAAGTCACGCAGGGCGCGCAGGAAGTCCACGCGGCGGAAGCCGGGCCAGTACACGTCGCAGAAGTAGTACTCGGAGTACACGCTCTGCCACAGCATGAACCCGGACAGGCGGATCTCGCCGCTGGTCCGGATGATGAAATCGGGGTCCGGGATGTCGGCGGCGTACAGGTGCGCGCTGATGTGCTCAGGAGTCAGGTCGGCGGCGGCCTGCGCGAGGGTGCGGCCGCCCTGCTCCTCGGCGTTCAGGTGGCGTTTGACGGCGTCCACGATCTCCTCGCGGCCACCGTAGCCGACGGCGATGTTCAGGCGCATGCCGTCGTAGTGCGCGGTTTTCTCTTCCAGGTCCTTCAGGGCGGCCAGCACCTGCGGCGGGAAGCCGTCGTGCTGCCCGATGGCGCGCACGCGCACGCGGTTGGCGTGAATGCGGGGATCGGTGGCGAGGTTCCGGGCTTCCTTTTCCAGCAGGCCCAGGATGTGCGCCAGTTCGGCCGGGTCGCGGCTGGCGTTGTCGGTGGACAGCACCCAGATGGTCGCGGCGGGAATCCCGAGTTCCAGGCACCACTGCAGGACCTCGTGGGCCTTGTCCGCTCCGAACGAGTGGCCCATTTCACGCTGGATGCCGCTGGCGCGGGCGAAGCGGCGGTTCCCGTCGAGGATCAGGCCCAGGTGGCGGGGCAGGTGACCGTGGGCCGTGACCTCGCGTGCCAGACGCTGCTCGTAGCCCCACAGCAGGGCGCCGCGGGCCGCATTCCGCGTTTTCTGAATGGACTGAACGGCGACTTTGAGCGGCTCACGCGACATGCACTCAGTCTAACGCCGCGGGCGGCGTTCTCGTCCCCCGAACGGACGAGGCGGTCCTGTGCGCCCGCGCGGTCACAGCAGCGCGGGCTGCGCGGCCAGGGCCAGCGCCTTCTGATCCAGCCGCGACAGGGCCTCCTGTGCAACCAAGTGGCGCGGCAGGTCAGCCTGCGCGGCGTACAGGTGCAGCGTGACGCGGCGGTGCGTCATGACGTGAGTCAGGCTGCCCAGGAACGCCCCGGGGTGGGCAGGCAGACGCGCGCACAGCCGCTCCAGGGCCGCCTGCGGGGTCTCGCCGCTGGCGAGCGGTTCGGCGGGCAGGCCCATCAGGCCGCCCAGCAGCGCGCCCACGCGGCGTTCCAGCACCGCCTGCTGCGGCGTGCCGATCAGCACGGCCACCACCGGCACGTCCCGCACGGCGGCGCGCACCTTCGGGGCGGGGTAGGCGGCGGGCGCCCCGGACGCGAACGCTGCGCACCACGGTTGCAGCGGGCACGCGCCGCAGCGGGGGGCGGCGGGCGTGCAGACGGTCGCGCCCAGGTCCATGACGGCCTCGTTCCACGCGCCGGGCCGCGCCGAGTCCAGCAGCGCGTCCGCGCGGGCCTGCACCCAGGCGGGCGTGGGCTGGGGTTCGGCGTGCAGGCGGGCCAGGACGCGGCGCACGTTGCCGTCGTTCACGGCGCGGGCCTCGTTCAGGGCGAGGCTGCTGACGGCCGCCGCCGTGTACGGTCCCACGCCCGGCAGGGCCAGCCACCCGTCGTACGAGTGGGGAAAGCCATCCTGCGCGACCTGCTGCGCGGCGCGGTGCAGGTTCCGGGCGCGGGCGTAGTACCCGCAGCCCTCCCAGGCTTTCAGCACCGCTTCCTGCGGCGCGGCCGCGAGATCCTGCACGGTCGGGAAGGCTGTCAGAAAACGGTCATAGTAGACCGTTCCGCGCGCCACCTGCGTCTGCTGAAGCAGGATTTCCGCGACCCACACGCGGTACGGGTCCCGCGCACCTTCCTGACCGCCGCGCCAGGGCAGGGTGCGGGCCGTGCGCCCAAACCACGCCAGCAGCGCTGCACGCACCGCGGACAGATCAGCCGGGTCCAGGGCAGCGGCGGGCGGCGCGGAGGCGGGGGATGCAATACGGGTCACGCGGGCAGTGTAGAGCCACCCGGACTGCGCGACGGGCGCGCCCGACACCATCCCACGCAGCTCCCTGCACCTGCAACGACACAACAGAACACCCCGGAGCTTCGACTCTCCGGGGTGCAGGACGGGTGGGCGGCGTTCAGGCCCGCGCAGCCTCGCGGGAGGGGGCGCGCACGCGGCGGCGAACGCCATCGGCGTACTCGGACAGGTCGGCCAGCAGTTCCGGCACGCCCACGCGCAGCAGGTACTGCCCGCCCGGCAGGGGCGTCAGGGCCAGGAAGGGCGCGCGGGTCAGGGTGTCCAGAATGCTGCCGAGTTCGGCGTAGTTCACGCCGCTGCCCAGCCGCTCGGCGAGGCGGGGCACGCTGACCACCGAATGCGCCGGCTGCTGCGACAGCGTGAGCAGCACGAAACTGAACGCGCCGCGCTGCGCGAGGTGAGAACTGACCAGTTCCGCCACGCTGGCCGCCGATTCCAGGTCGATGCTCCCGGCCTTCCAGTACCCGCGCAGGTCCACCGGGGACAGCGGCGCCAGCTGTGCGTGCTCGATCAGGGCGGCCAGCGCCTCACGCGTCAGGCAGGGCGTGTTCGCCGGGCGGCTGTCCTCGTCAGTCAGGAGCACGCAGTAATCGGCGTTTTCCTTCCAGGCGGGCGTCTGCACGGCGCTCTCGCTGGTGGCGACCAGCACCGAGTACCCGTGGGTGCCCAGTTCGGCGTTCAGGCGCAGCACGCCGCCGCCCAGGTGTTCCAGGCGGTAGCCGGTCAGGGCGGCCAGTTCGGCCAGTTGCGCCCCGGCATCCAGCGTGACGGCGTCCAGCGTCGCCGCG includes:
- a CDS encoding isoprenyl transferase; protein product: MSREPLKVAVQSIQKTRNAARGALLWGYEQRLAREVTAHGHLPRHLGLILDGNRRFARASGIQREMGHSFGADKAHEVLQWCLELGIPAATIWVLSTDNASRDPAELAHILGLLEKEARNLATDPRIHANRVRVRAIGQHDGFPPQVLAALKDLEEKTAHYDGMRLNIAVGYGGREEIVDAVKRHLNAEEQGGRTLAQAAADLTPEHISAHLYAADIPDPDFIIRTSGEIRLSGFMLWQSVYSEYYFCDVYWPGFRRVDFLRALRDFQGRDRRFGR
- the mutY gene encoding A/G-specific adenine glycosylase; protein product: MASPASAPPAAALDPADLSAVRAALLAWFGRTARTLPWRGGQEGARDPYRVWVAEILLQQTQVARGTVYYDRFLTAFPTVQDLAAAPQEAVLKAWEGCGYYARARNLHRAAQQVAQDGFPHSYDGWLALPGVGPYTAAAVSSLALNEARAVNDGNVRRVLARLHAEPQPTPAWVQARADALLDSARPGAWNEAVMDLGATVCTPAAPRCGACPLQPWCAAFASGAPAAYPAPKVRAAVRDVPVVAVLIGTPQQAVLERRVGALLGGLMGLPAEPLASGETPQAALERLCARLPAHPGAFLGSLTHVMTHRRVTLHLYAAQADLPRHLVAQEALSRLDQKALALAAQPALL